GGCATTTATTGCCGGTGTTGATCGTATCCTCGATATGGCGCGTACCGCGTTGAATGTTGTCGGTAATGCACTGGCGGCGCTGATTATCGCGCGCTGGGAACATAAGTTTGACCATAAAAAAGCGCTGGCTTATGAGCGTGAAGTGCTGGGCAAAGCGGACTAACGGAGGATAGTGTTTCAGGGTTATCCACTGCCAGTGATACGCTGGCAGTGGATAATGAGTTAATTATGGGTCAGAAAGCGAGCCAGTTGCTGCTGTAATAGCCGATTCTCACGATGGAGACGCGCATTTTCATCAAGTAGCGTCAGGGCGACAGCAATACCGGGCCAGTCCAGTTCCAGTTCCCGGCGCAGACGAACCGCACGTGTCACCACGATCACCGCGTGATCG
The sequence above is drawn from the Enterobacteriaceae bacterium ESL0689 genome and encodes:
- the cbpM gene encoding chaperone modulator CbpM — protein: MTSMTVTLTIPEFCLHTGVSEEDLQEIVGLGVVEPTPPQGEIWLFDDHAVIVVTRAVRLRRELELDWPGIAVALTLLDENARLHRENRLLQQQLARFLTHN